A genomic window from Agrobacterium larrymoorei includes:
- a CDS encoding bifunctional diguanylate cyclase/phosphodiesterase, whose protein sequence is MIGRRSAVAGVLFAFALIVALITALVLSALTNVTQMANRLDEERSLQTTRGALSTFQHQLGATLNDYAAWDDAARFVYAEDGTGWIISNYGDMTVNSELFDTAVVLDDQEGVLLAYQNGAPAPWSVGSYFGGSISEMINRIRNAGPETNPEMTGFIRTRDGVAAAGVALVRKKSGELDPSLGKRYLVFVRHLTDEKVGKLGQTYLVNGLSLNNGFATTPYYVDIVDPNGEILGKLTWTSTMPGDVSLKEVRPRVLSAFAIVGVFFLVLFIFGLAVIRKLKREEAVMREELLVDRLSGLYNRPGLFRGLKRMTETASADGSYVELIYLDLDGFKDVNDSFGHEVGDLLIKAMAAALKVLAPKDALLARLGGDEFAVALQGPDARIEGRKFCDALLELVSEPFMLGDRVAAIGCSIGMAVSKGGDIHGEELLRRADMAMYEAKEGGGGRYFAYQADLDARREERKQLEADLKYGIDNNEIRVAFQPVVNTLTRRIIGVEALARWDRPGYGPVSPDVFIAAAESSGLIDKLGMQVMRTALKEAAAWPDLKVAINISPVQFRNPAFAGHVVQVLEETGIAPDRVMLEMTEGYFIHHPERAQAAIEKLQQIGLSIALDDFGSGFASTGYLRRFGFDRMKIDKSLVVALEEGGRSLEMLTATVALARSLGMPVTAEGIETEDQAVILQICGCDELQGYLFSKPLAAAGIHDLLAQQDAPMEQLKAS, encoded by the coding sequence ATGATTGGCAGGAGATCTGCGGTTGCAGGTGTGCTTTTCGCCTTTGCGCTTATCGTCGCTCTGATCACGGCGCTTGTTCTTTCGGCGCTGACCAATGTCACGCAGATGGCCAATCGGCTGGATGAGGAGCGTTCTCTCCAGACGACGCGCGGGGCGCTCTCCACCTTCCAGCATCAACTTGGCGCGACACTGAATGATTACGCCGCCTGGGACGATGCGGCCCGTTTCGTCTATGCCGAGGATGGCACCGGCTGGATCATCAGCAATTACGGTGACATGACCGTCAATAGCGAGCTCTTCGATACCGCCGTCGTTCTGGACGATCAGGAGGGCGTGCTGCTTGCCTATCAGAATGGCGCGCCGGCACCCTGGAGCGTCGGCTCCTATTTCGGTGGCAGCATTTCTGAAATGATCAACCGCATCCGCAATGCCGGACCGGAGACCAATCCCGAAATGACCGGCTTCATCCGCACGCGTGACGGCGTTGCCGCCGCCGGTGTGGCTCTGGTGCGCAAGAAATCCGGAGAGCTCGATCCCTCGCTTGGCAAGCGCTATCTGGTCTTCGTTCGCCATCTCACCGATGAAAAGGTCGGCAAGCTCGGCCAGACCTATCTGGTCAACGGGCTGTCGCTCAATAACGGCTTTGCAACCACGCCCTATTATGTCGATATCGTCGATCCGAATGGCGAGATCCTTGGCAAGCTGACCTGGACCTCGACCATGCCGGGCGATGTCAGCCTCAAGGAAGTCCGCCCGCGGGTTCTCAGCGCCTTTGCCATTGTCGGCGTCTTTTTCCTTGTGCTCTTCATCTTCGGACTTGCCGTGATCCGCAAGCTCAAACGTGAGGAAGCGGTCATGCGCGAAGAGCTTCTGGTCGATCGCTTGAGCGGTCTCTACAATCGCCCTGGTCTGTTCCGTGGCCTGAAGCGCATGACGGAGACGGCCAGTGCAGACGGCTCCTATGTGGAGCTCATCTATCTCGATCTCGATGGCTTCAAGGATGTGAACGATTCCTTTGGCCATGAGGTGGGCGATCTCTTGATCAAGGCCATGGCCGCTGCACTCAAGGTTCTCGCGCCGAAGGATGCCTTGCTGGCGCGCCTCGGTGGCGACGAATTCGCCGTTGCCCTGCAAGGACCCGATGCCCGCATTGAGGGCCGCAAGTTCTGCGATGCGCTGCTGGAACTCGTTTCCGAACCCTTCATGCTGGGCGACCGCGTTGCCGCAATCGGCTGCAGCATTGGCATGGCCGTTTCCAAGGGTGGTGATATCCATGGCGAGGAACTGCTGCGGCGGGCGGATATGGCCATGTATGAGGCGAAAGAAGGGGGCGGTGGACGCTATTTCGCCTATCAGGCCGATCTCGATGCGCGCCGCGAAGAACGCAAGCAGCTGGAAGCCGACCTGAAATACGGCATCGACAACAATGAAATCCGCGTGGCCTTCCAGCCAGTCGTCAACACGCTGACGCGCCGTATCATCGGGGTCGAAGCGCTGGCCCGCTGGGACCGCCCGGGCTACGGTCCCGTCTCACCGGATGTCTTCATTGCCGCAGCAGAATCGAGTGGCCTGATCGACAAGCTCGGTATGCAGGTCATGCGCACGGCGCTGAAGGAAGCGGCTGCCTGGCCGGACCTGAAGGTCGCCATCAACATCTCACCCGTCCAGTTCCGCAACCCCGCCTTTGCCGGCCATGTGGTGCAGGTACTGGAGGAGACCGGAATTGCGCCGGACCGCGTCATGCTGGAAATGACAGAAGGTTACTTCATCCACCATCCAGAGCGCGCCCAGGCGGCCATCGAAAAGTTGCAGCAGATCGGGCTTAGCATCGCGCTCGACGATTTCGGCTCCGGCTTTGCCAGCACCGGCTATCTGCGCCGCTTCGGTTTCGACCGCATGAAGATCGATAAGTCGCTGGTCGTGGCGCTGGAAGAGGGCGGCCGCTCACTGGAAATGCTGACCGCCACCGTCGCACTCGCCCGCTCGCTTGGCATGCCGGTGACGGCAGAGGGTATCGAAACCGAAGACCAGGCCGTGATCCTGCAGATCTGCGGCTGCGATGAGCTGCAGGGCTATCTCTTCTCCAAGCCGCTGGCTGCGGCAGGCATTCACGACCTGCTGGCGCAGCAAGATGCGCCGATGGAGCAGTTGAAGGCTTCATAA